Proteins encoded by one window of Acidipropionibacterium virtanenii:
- a CDS encoding cobyric acid synthase — MTGILIAGTSSDAGKSLMVTGLCRVAVRRGVDVAPFKAQNMSNNSMVCADGAEIGRAQYLQAHAAGLEPTSAMNPVLLKPGTDRRSFVVLRGRPGGTLEAGEYTTGRRALAQAAWDAYDELTAAHDLVICEGAGSPAEINLRTGDYTNMGLAVAKNLPVVLVGDIDRGGVLASIYGTWALLDHADRSHLAGYLINKFRGDHSVLAPGLDEISRRSGLPCLGVLPFVHDVWLDGEDALEVGRWRHEGEEPSPGALRIAVVRFPRISNATDVDALAIESGVDVQVTTNPVTCAAADVVVLPGSRSTVSDLAWLRETGIADVIARRAAEHRTVVGICGGYQMLSRLIVDPDGEEAAAGSRIEGLGLLPVEVDFSAAKTLALSHGSWNGISVGGYEIHHGSCSIDQEAADTEPFLDGVRAGSVWGTMWHGAFESDDFRRAWLEEAAAEAGVDWHPNRDATGYGARREQMIDTLADAVEEHLDVDALFDLPR; from the coding sequence ATGACCGGGATCCTCATCGCCGGCACCTCCTCGGACGCCGGCAAGTCGCTCATGGTCACCGGCCTGTGCCGGGTGGCGGTTCGCCGAGGCGTCGACGTCGCGCCGTTCAAGGCCCAGAACATGTCCAACAACTCCATGGTCTGCGCCGACGGCGCCGAGATCGGCCGGGCCCAGTACCTCCAGGCCCACGCCGCCGGTCTGGAACCGACCTCGGCGATGAACCCCGTCCTGCTCAAGCCCGGCACCGACCGGCGGTCCTTCGTGGTGCTGCGCGGCCGGCCCGGCGGCACCCTGGAGGCCGGCGAGTACACCACCGGGCGCAGGGCCCTTGCGCAGGCCGCCTGGGACGCCTACGACGAACTGACCGCCGCCCACGACCTGGTGATCTGCGAGGGCGCCGGATCCCCGGCCGAGATCAACCTGCGGACCGGCGACTACACCAACATGGGGCTGGCCGTCGCCAAGAACCTGCCCGTCGTCCTCGTCGGCGACATCGACCGCGGCGGGGTGCTCGCCTCCATCTACGGCACCTGGGCGCTGCTCGACCACGCCGATCGCTCCCACCTGGCCGGCTACCTCATCAACAAGTTCCGCGGCGACCACTCCGTCCTGGCCCCCGGACTCGACGAGATCAGCCGCCGCTCCGGGCTGCCCTGCCTCGGCGTCCTGCCCTTCGTCCATGACGTCTGGCTCGACGGGGAGGACGCCCTGGAGGTCGGCCGCTGGCGCCACGAGGGCGAGGAGCCCAGCCCCGGCGCGCTGCGCATCGCCGTGGTCCGGTTCCCGAGGATCTCCAACGCCACCGACGTCGACGCCCTGGCCATCGAATCCGGCGTCGACGTCCAGGTCACCACCAACCCCGTCACCTGCGCCGCCGCCGACGTCGTCGTCCTGCCCGGATCCCGCTCCACCGTCTCCGATCTGGCCTGGTTGCGCGAGACCGGAATCGCCGATGTCATCGCCCGGCGCGCCGCCGAGCACCGCACCGTGGTGGGGATCTGCGGCGGCTACCAGATGCTCTCTCGGCTGATCGTCGATCCCGATGGGGAGGAGGCCGCCGCCGGATCGCGCATCGAAGGACTCGGCCTGCTGCCCGTCGAGGTGGACTTCTCCGCCGCCAAGACCCTCGCCCTGTCCCACGGCTCCTGGAACGGCATCTCGGTCGGTGGCTATGAGATCCACCACGGCAGCTGCTCCATTGATCAGGAAGCCGCCGACACCGAGCCCTTCCTGGACGGGGTCCGCGCCGGCTCGGTGTGGGGGACGATGTGGCACGGGGCCTTCGAGTCCGACGACTTCCGCCGGGCCTGGCTGGAGGAGGCCGCCGCCGAGGCCGGCGTCGACTGGCACCCCAACCGCGACGCCACGGGATACGGCGCCCGCCGCGAGCAGATGATCGACACCCTCGCCGACGCCGTCGAGGAGCACCTCGACGTCGACGCCCTGTTCGACCTGCCGCGCTGA
- a CDS encoding cobalamin biosynthesis protein codes for MPITRNRRRGAALLARGAGIGLGVMADRLIGDPQRHHPVAVFGSAADALEKRIWADSVPCGALYTLCCLAPLAALGLAVERATGSHPVARALATATTTWAVVGAASLAREGDTMASRLAEDDLDGAREQLSHLCGRDPESLDEPELARATVESMAENTADAAVASIFWGAVAGVPGMLVHRGANTLDAMVGHHNERFERFGKVAAHLDDLLDLLPARITGVLAGLLAPVVGGDRRRALDVMSRDHAHHPSPNGGWCESAWAGALGVTLGGRNLYYGNRHEDRPLLGDGPRPDADKVHDAATLVLAVSAAATVGAVGALAVVGHLTFYGGVIPRSQNKQGRRARS; via the coding sequence ATGCCCATCACCCGGAACCGTCGTCGCGGAGCTGCGCTGCTGGCCAGAGGGGCGGGCATCGGGCTCGGCGTGATGGCCGACCGGCTCATCGGCGACCCGCAGCGCCACCACCCGGTCGCCGTCTTCGGCTCGGCCGCCGACGCCCTAGAGAAGAGGATCTGGGCCGATTCGGTGCCCTGCGGCGCCCTCTACACCCTCTGCTGCCTCGCCCCGCTGGCCGCCCTGGGCCTCGCCGTCGAACGCGCCACCGGCAGCCATCCCGTCGCCAGGGCGCTGGCCACAGCGACCACCACCTGGGCCGTGGTCGGCGCCGCATCCCTGGCCCGCGAGGGGGACACCATGGCCTCCCGTCTGGCCGAGGACGATCTTGACGGCGCCCGCGAACAGCTCTCCCACCTGTGCGGACGCGACCCCGAATCCCTCGACGAGCCCGAGCTGGCCCGCGCCACCGTCGAGTCCATGGCCGAGAACACCGCCGACGCCGCCGTCGCCTCGATCTTCTGGGGGGCGGTCGCCGGCGTCCCCGGGATGCTCGTCCACCGCGGCGCCAACACCCTCGACGCCATGGTCGGCCATCACAACGAGCGCTTCGAGCGCTTCGGCAAGGTCGCGGCCCACCTCGACGACCTGCTCGACCTGCTCCCCGCCCGCATCACCGGCGTCCTGGCAGGCCTGCTCGCCCCCGTCGTCGGCGGCGACCGGAGGCGGGCTCTCGACGTCATGTCACGTGACCACGCCCACCACCCCAGCCCCAACGGAGGCTGGTGCGAGTCCGCCTGGGCCGGGGCACTGGGCGTCACCCTCGGCGGGCGCAACCTCTACTACGGCAACCGCCACGAGGACCGCCCCCTGCTGGGCGACGGCCCCCGCCCCGACGCGGACAAGGTCCACGACGCCGCCACCCTGGTGCTGGCAGTCAGTGCCGCCGCGACCGTCGGGGCGGTCGGGGCACTGGCCGTCGTGGGCCATCTCACCTTTTACGGCGGCGTCATTCCCCGCAGCCAGAACAAGCAGGGCAGGAGAGCCAGGTCATGA
- a CDS encoding helix-turn-helix domain-containing protein: protein MATHAFSDLAGQAKQSWSSAATATYEAASASYNAELAARRDLGQLLMRARRDRQMTQPDLAEMTGIQQAEISRIETGRANPTVDTLTRLTQALGTRLTLA, encoded by the coding sequence ATGGCAACCCATGCGTTCAGTGACCTGGCAGGACAGGCGAAGCAGTCGTGGTCTTCTGCTGCTACGGCGACGTACGAGGCCGCGAGCGCCTCCTACAACGCAGAGCTCGCCGCCCGCCGCGATCTCGGGCAGCTTCTGATGCGGGCCCGGCGCGACCGTCAGATGACACAGCCAGACCTTGCCGAGATGACAGGAATCCAGCAGGCCGAGATCAGCCGGATCGAGACCGGGCGGGCCAACCCGACCGTCGACACCCTCACGCGTCTCACCCAGGCTCTGGGAACCCGGCTCACCCTCGCCTGA
- a CDS encoding response regulator yields MSKNTDEHDAEGPVAVAVVDDDALVRSGLRLLLEGPTSGIRIVGEASDGDEATDLVAECDPRIVLMDIRMARMDGIEATRRLLAGDDPPRVIMLTTFDADDMVLRALVAGAHGFLLKDTAPGRMIEMIHAVASGEYTLSPSVLRSVITAATSEMTDPRRVEARRALEGLNRREHEIALGVAEGLSNAQIAGRMYLSVPTVKAALTRILANLGLSSRVQLAILVHDAG; encoded by the coding sequence GTGAGCAAGAACACTGATGAGCACGATGCCGAGGGCCCGGTCGCCGTCGCCGTGGTGGACGACGACGCGCTGGTGCGCAGCGGCTTGAGACTCCTGCTGGAGGGCCCGACGTCGGGCATCCGGATCGTGGGGGAGGCCTCCGACGGCGACGAGGCGACCGACCTGGTGGCCGAGTGCGACCCGCGGATCGTCCTCATGGACATCAGGATGGCCAGGATGGACGGCATCGAGGCGACCCGCAGACTGCTGGCCGGCGACGACCCGCCGAGGGTCATCATGCTGACCACCTTCGACGCCGACGACATGGTGCTGCGGGCCCTGGTGGCCGGCGCCCACGGCTTCCTGCTCAAGGACACCGCCCCCGGACGGATGATCGAGATGATCCATGCCGTGGCGTCGGGGGAGTACACCCTCTCGCCGAGTGTGCTGCGCTCGGTGATCACCGCGGCCACCTCCGAGATGACCGATCCGCGCCGGGTCGAGGCCAGGAGGGCCCTGGAGGGTCTCAACCGGCGCGAGCACGAGATCGCCCTCGGTGTGGCCGAGGGACTGTCGAATGCGCAGATCGCCGGGCGGATGTACTTGTCGGTGCCGACCGTCAAGGCCGCGCTCACGAGGATTCTGGCGAATCTGGGGCTGTCGAGCCGGGTGCAGCTGGCGATCCTCGTCCACGACGCCGGGTGA